The window GCGGCCCGGCACTGCGGGCTGGGTCGTGGTGCCGGAGGAGTGGTCCCCCGGCTGGCAGGTGGACGGGTCGTCCGGCGTCCCCACCGTCGCGGGCACGGTGGCGGTCCGCGCGGGCGGCGACGAGACCGTCGTGGAGTACGCGCCCTGGCGCTGGATGCGGCTGGGCGCCGCCGTGTCGCTGCTGACGCTGGTCGTGCTGGTCGTGGTGGGTCTGCTGGAGCACCGCTCCGAGGTGCGGGTGCTGCTGCGGCGACGTCACGCTCGCGCGCCGGGGGACACCCCCGACGACGTCGACATGGTCGCGCGGTCGTAGGCGGCCGCGGTCACCTCCGCGGCGCGGTCCCAGCCGAACCGCTCCCGCGTGGCCGCCGGCCCGGCCTCCGCGAACCGATCCCACTCGTCCCGGTCGGTGAGCAGCCGGGTGATGGCGGCCGCTAGCGCCGTCGCGTCGGCCGGGGGCACGGCCAGCCCGTCCACGCCGGGCCGCATGACCGCGCGCACGCAGGCGACCGGTGTCGACACGACCGGGAGCCCGACGCTCATCGCCTCGGCCACCGCCATCGCGGGGGGCGAGGTGACGTAGTCGAACTTGAACGGCCATGCGCCGACCTGCGCGGCGGCGAGCTCCGCGAGCAGGTCGGGCACCGGCTCGGTGACGACCTCCAGGGCGTCACCCAGGCCGCTGGCCCCGCTGCGCTCGAGGATGCTGGGCAGCTCCGGCCGGGGGATGAGCAGCAGCCGCAGCCGGACGCTCGGCACCTGCCGCAGCACCTGGGGGAAGGCCGACAGCAGGGTGTCCACGCCGCGGACCGTCTCGGCCCGGCCGCCGAACACGACCACCGGGTGGTCTGCGTCGAAGTGGGCCCGGCGGTCGTCCTGCGGCGCGCCGGAGGGCAGCCGCAGCACCGGAGCGGCACCCGCACCGCGCCCCAGCGCCGGGCCGAGCCGCTCGAGCACCCGCGGGTCAGGACTCAGTACGGTGCTCGCCCCGGCGCGGCGCAGCGCGGACCGCACCATCCCCGGGGTCAGCACCGTGGTTGCGACGACCCGCGGCTGCAGCACGTTGGACGCGCGCATCTCCGCGATCCCCGAGCGCTTCCACGCCAACGGGGCAGGCAGGGTCGGCCAGGCGTACAGCGTCGTCACCAGCGGGTGCCGGCGCAGGTCGGTCGCCAGCGCGAGGAACGGGCCCAGCGCGCCGGCGTGCAGGTGCACCACGTCGGGTCGGATCCGTTGCAGCGCAGTAGCGAGCGGCTCACGCACCTGCAGCGGGAAGGTGCCCATCGGACCGCCGAGCTCGACGACCTCGTCGAAGGGCTCGGCGCCGTCGTGGGCCCGCGACGTCACCAGGACGTGCCGCCCGGGGATCCGGCGTGCCGCCTCGGTGACGGTCCGGCCCATCGCCTCCTTGGCGGAGAACTCGGCGATGACGTGAGCGACGACGCGATCCCGACCCGGGTGGGACTGACTCATGGGTCAGCTGCCTGCCTTGACCCGCTTGCGCTCGTCGCGCATGCCCATGACCAGCCCCGCACCCTCGACGCCCTTGAGCACGAACATCCCGCCGGCGTGCATCGGGTCGCGGAGGAGTGCCTTGGGCTCACTGAACAGCGCGGTGCGGGCGAGCTTGCGCTGGCCCGCACCTTGGTGGGTGCGCAGGTACTCGCCGATCCAGCGGCCGTAGTAGCGCTTCTTGGCGAAGGTGTTGCGCAGCTTGATGGTGCCTTCGTCGTGCCAGATGTACGACGGCACCCGCGCGATCGAGGTGCCGGTCGCGCGGGTCCGGTCGGACAGGTCCCAGTCCTCGGCCGCGGTGAGGGTCTCGTCCCAGCCGCCGACCTGCTCGATCAGCTCGCGCCGGAACGCCCGTGGCGCCTCCACCGCGTCGTCGCCCACGTACAGGCTCTTCTCCAGGACCCGGCACTGGGCGAAGAAGCCCTCGCCGAAGGACCGCTCCGGGATGATGATCGCGCCCACCTCGGGCCGGGCGGCGAAGACCTCGACGATGTCGCGGGCGACCGTGGGCTCGAAGGTCATGTCGGAGTCGACGAACACGACGACGTCGCCGGTCGACAGCGCCGTGCCGCGGTTGCGCTGGGCGCTGCGCTCGGGCCCGAAGGTCTCGACCACGTGTGCGTACTGCTGCGCGATCTCCAGGGTGTCGTCGTCGGACTTGTTGTCGACGACGATGACCTCCACGTCCTCGTGGGTCTGCCCCCGAAGCGACGCCAGGCACGAGGCCAGCGTGCGGGCCGAGTTCTTGGTGGGTACGACGAAGCTGATCTTCATGGCTGGGTCTCCGCGTCGGTGGTGGTGGTGTCCGGCTCGACGCGCAGGGCGAGCAGACCGAAGAAGGTGGCGGCGGCGCCGAGGGCACCGGCAACCAGGATGGCCGAGTAGGCGTCGCCCACCCGGCCGAGGGCGTGCAGGATCCCGGCGGCGAAGGCCAGGAACGCGGCGGTGACGAACAGGGACCGCCAGACCACCGAGCCGACGTGGCCGGCCCAGTCCAGCGGCTTCGTCACGATCCGCAGGACGCTGCGTACGACGCCGCGCACCCGGTCCACGGCCGAGCGGATCGGCGTGCGCTCGGCCCTATGCCGGCCCACGGAGCACTCCCCGGTGCCGCCGCGGGGTCGGGACCACCGCGTGCTGGTCCACGGCCTCGAGCACCTCGGCGGCCACCACGTCCCACGAGTGGGCGCCGCCGTACGGCATCGGCGCCGGCGGGTTCTTCATCCACTCCGGGAGGACGGCGGGGATCCAGTGGGCGAGCGCCAGCGGGTCCTGCGGGACGAGCACGCCGTTCGCAGCCCGGGTGGAGTCGCGCAGCCCGGGGGCGTCGTACGAGATCGTCGGGGTGCCGACCGCGGCGGCCTCGCTGACGACCAGCCCCCAGCCCTCGCGGATGCTGGTGGCCACGTGGGCGTGGGCCCGGGCCATGAGCTCGATCTTGGTCTCCTCGTCCACCCGGCCGAGGTACTCCACGCCGTCGGGGGCGTTCGCGCGCAGCTTCTCCAGGTCAGGGCCGCCGCCGATCATCCAGACCTTGAGGTCGGGCATCTGCTGGCGGGCGATGCTCACGGCCTCCGCGACGTCCTGTGGGCGCTTGTACGGGACCATCCGCGCGCAGAACACCAGGGTGGGGGTGGACTCCTTGACGACGTTCGGGGGCACGGCCGGGGGCTCGAAGCCCTCGGGGACGACGGTGACGTCCTCGACGCCGAACCGGTTGAGGGCGGCCTTGGTGGAGTCGGAGACCGCGATGACCGGGGAGCCGGCGTAGCGCCCGACCCAGCGGGGCTCGAACCAGTAGCGACCGGCGACCGAGACGGGGAACGGCGCGTTGTAGCGCCAGATCTCCTCGGCGGTCTGGTGGAAGAAGCCGATGACGCGCGCGCCGTCGTCGACCCACTCGTGGGCGAAGAACGGCACGGTGTTGGTGGTGTCGATGACCACGTCGAACCTGCCGCGGCCGTGGCGCTGCCACCACTTGCGGGCCTCGCCGTAGACGCCCAGGCGGCTGCCGCGGCGTACGACGTGGTAGCCGTTGACGTCCTCGTCGGCGGGCGCACCCTCGACCGCGGCGGCGACCAGCGTGACGTCGTGGCCCTGGGCGGCCCAGCGCGCGAGCACCTGCTCGGTGTAGACCTCCGCGCCGCCCGACGCGGGGTGCGCCAGGTCCCTCCAGTTGATCATGCAGATGCGCATGGCAGTCCCGCCTTCGATCGAGGATGTCCGTCGCATCGCGGTCGGACTCCCCGGCCCAGGGTCGATCGGTTCCGATCGCGACTCCATGATGCTCGCCGCGCGACCTCAAGTCCTGCTCAAGCCGGCGGCAAGACCCGGCGTGGGTCGGGCCGGTCGTCCGGCCGGGAACGGGTGCAGGCCCGGAGCGGCGGGAGATGCTGCTCCGGGCCTGCGGGCCGGGCGACGACGCGACGGCATCGGCGTCCGGCGGTCCCCGACGGGGCCGCGCCGGGGAGGTCGCGGGCGGGGCGGCAGGAGAAGGTGCGTCCGCCCCGCGCTGAGCAGCCTCGGGCCTCGGGCTCAAGCCGGGATCAAGGGCAGCTGGCGCCCGGCTCAGGTTGGGGAGGTGCTGGTGGTGCCGGGCTCAGGTTCGGCAGGTGCGGGTGGTGCTCGGTCCCGACCGCACTCGCGCCACCGGCATCACCGGGCCCGCCCGCCTCGTCCGTCCCTGCGGGTGGAACGTCTGACCGTCCGGACTGCGTCCGGACGTGGTCAGACGTTCCACCAGGGGTGTCGTGGGTGTCGCGCGTGTGCGGGGTAGTCAGCGGGCCCGGCGACGGGTGCTGCCGGCGCGCGAGGACCGGGCTGCGCGCGGGGCGGCGTGCCGTCCGCGGGGGAGGGGCACGCCGCGGCGCATCGCCCGCCACCAGGCGCCGCCCTCCCACACCACCATGACCAGCAGCGTGGGGACCAGCGCCATCAGCGAGCCGCGGGCCACCGCCGACGCGTCGCCGTGCGACCGGGCGATCAGGGCGATCTCCAGCGCGGCCCCGAGCCAGGGCACGACCACCGCGAGCGACTTGCGGGCGAGGGAGGCGTACGTCAGCACCGAGACGATCGACGTCAGCGCGGCGATCACGGCCAGCAGCCGCACCAGGCCGGCCGCGTCGGCGAAGTTGCCGCCGTACAGCAGCTTCAGCAGCAGGCCGGGCACGGCGGCGACGACCAGGCCGCCGAGGATGGCCAGCCCGCTGACCACGACGAAGGCGGTGCGCAGGGCGCCGGCATTGCGCTCCAGCCGCCAGCCGGAGACCAGCCGCGGGTAGTAGACGCTCATCGCCGCGGCCGGCAGCGCGAGCACCACCTTGCCGATGGTGGCGGCGGCGACGTACGCCCCCGTCTCGGCGTCCGGCAGGTAGTGCCGGGCCAGCAGCAGGTCCACGGTGGAGAACAGGAACAGGCCGGTCACCGCGAACCCGGCGGCGGCCACGGTCCGCAGGTCCAGCGCGGCGGCGCCGGGCACCAGGCCGGAGCGGCGGTGGATCGGGACGAGGGCGACCACCAGGGCGACGACCTCGCCGGCCAGCGTGCCGACCAGCGCACCGGTGACGCCGAACGGGATGACCAGGGCCAGGCCGAAGGCCAGGCGACCGGCGGTCCCGAGCAGGAAGGTCCAGGCGACCGGGGTCACCTGGCGGTCGCCGAGCAGCAGGCCACGGGCGACGGCCAGCGCGACGGAGACGGCGACGAACGGCGCCAGCACCGCGGCGTCGACCGCGCTGGCCAGCCGGAAGTAGTCCTGGATCAGCGGAGTCGCCGCCAGCACCGCGAAGCCGGCCAGCACCGACCACAGCGCCGTCCCGCGCAGGGTCCGGCGCACCGAGTCGTCGTCCCAGCCGTGCGAGGACACCAGCGAGCTGGCGGCCGCCTGCAGCGCCGTCAGCGGCACGGACAGCAGCACCATGATCGCCAGCACGGCGCCGAGCGCGCCGTAGTCGCCCGGCGGGAGGATCCGACCGACCACCGCGTGGAAGCCGAAGTTGGCTGCGTTCTGCACCACCACCGACAGCAGCAGCGGGGCCGCCAGCGCCGCCCAGATCCGCCCGGCCAGCCCGGCCCTGCGGGGCGGAGTGGTGTTCTCCTCGGCGCTCGGGACCCTGTCGCGGCCCGGCGCTTGCGCCGGGCCGCTCGCGGGCGCCAACCCCGACGTCTGCGCAGCGGCGGCGTGGGTGTCCACGGGAGCGGCCTGGTCCGGCGACGGGGCCGTGAGGGTGGCGGGCACGGTGCCATTGAGCGGGGACAACCTCAAGCCCGGCTCAAGTCCTCGTCCTGATGTGGCCAAGGCGCCGCCTCCGGGCTGGGTTCGCGGCCGTCGCGGGCCAATACTCGCAGTGTGACCTCGATGAAGCGCGCTCGCCGGACGACCGGACGCCATGCCGCCGACGGCTCCGTGGCCCCTGCCGCGGCGCCGCAGGCCGCCCCCCAGCGGCGCTCCGTCGTCGGGACGTGGACCCGCCGCATCGTCCAGGTGGCCCTCCCGGTCGCGGCCGTGGGCGTGGTCCTGGTCGCGGTCCCCGCCGCCAACGCGGAGGGCCCCGGCTACGGCGGGGGCGCGGACAAGCTGAACGTCTCCTGGGAGGCGGGCGCCGCCGACAGCGGCAGCGCTGCCGGCTCGAGCACCCCGGCCCTCCCGAGCACGGGCGGGGGCGCGGCCAAGGGGGCGGCCAACGGCGCCGCCGCCGCGGGCGTCCCCACCCGGACGGACGAGGGCCTGGCGCTGGTCGTGGACGGGGTCGGGTTCCGCGGCCTGTCGGAGGTCTCGGTGCGCGTCGGGAGCGACGAGCCCTTCACCACGCGGGTCGACGACAGCGGCACGCTCGACGTCGGCGTCCCCCTCTCCCAGTCGGAGACCGCGAAGTCCGGGACCAGCGTGGTCGCGACCGGTCGGTCCCCGTCCGGCACCTCGATGACCCTGGTCGGCTCCATCCCGCCCCGCCCGGCCGGCGTGGGCCCGGTGGACCTGGTGCCGTGGGTCGCCGCCGCCGTCGCGATCGGGCTGGCCGGCTCGTGGCTGGTGTCCCGGCTGTCCCCGCGCCGGGTCCGTACGGAACGATGAGCACCGTGACGGGAGCTGTCGACTGGAGCGTGCTGCGCGACCTGACCGAGCAGATGGGCGACGAGGACATCGCCGCCATGGTGCTCGACGCCTACCGCGGCGAGATCCCCGGCCGCCGCGCGGCGCTGGAGTCGGCCCTGACGTCCACGCCGGAGGAGCTGCGCGACGCGGTCCACGCGCTGAAGGCCTCCAGCCTCACCGTCGGCGCGCTTCGGCTGGGGGAGCTGTGCCGGCAGTCCGAGGCCCTGGTCGTCTCCGGGGACCTCGAGGCCGCGCGTGACTACGGCAGCCAGGCGCTGGCCGAGCTCGACCTGGTGTCCGCGGACCTCGAGGCCGGTCCGCCGGCCTGAGCCCGCTCGCGCGCCGCTTCGGGATCCGCCCTACGACGGGTCGAACCGGTAGCCCACGCCGCGGATCGTCTTCAGGTGGCGGGGCGAGGACGCCTTCTCACCCAGCTTGCGGCGCAGGTTGCCGACGTGGACGTCGATGACGTGGTCGTCACCGAACCAGGAGTCACCCCAGACCCGTTCCAGCAGCTGCTCGCGGGTGAACGTCTGCCGCGGCGCGCCGGTGAGCAGGTCGAGGATGTCGAACTCGATCCGGGTCAGTTCCACCACCGCGCCGTCGAGGGTCACCTCGCGGGCGTTGGGGTCGACCACGACGTCGCCGAAGTCGCGTAGGTCCGGGGCGGCCGCGACCCGGGGCCGGCGGCGCAGGGCCTTGATCCGGGCGGCGAACTCGCGCGGGCTGAACGGCTTGGTCACGTAGTCGTCGGCCCCGACCGTCAGGCCGAGCACCTTGTCGATCTCCTCGTCGCGCGCGGTCAGCATGAGTACGTACGTGTCGCTGAACTCGCGGATCGACCGGCACACCTCGAAGCCGTCGATGTCGGGCAGCGACACGTCGAGGATCACCAGCTCCGGCCGCTGGCTGCGGGCCAGCGAGACGCCGCGCTCGCCGGTCGCCGCGACCAGCACCGCGAAGCCCTCGCGCTCCAGCAGCCGCTGCACCATCGCGACGAACTCGGGGGAGTCCTCGACCAGCAGCGCGGTCGGTTTCGGCACCTCACCACCTCCGCACAGTCGATCGCCGGAACGTCCCCCTACGCCCGCCGGACGCCATTCCACACTGTGCCACCGCGGGACCGTCGGAGGCGCACGGGACCCGCTGTCAGTCCCGCCGCCAGCGCCCGCCACTGGGGTTCGGGTCGCGCTCGTGGCGCAGGCGGGCCAGCGCCCGGTCGGCCCCGAGCAGGTCGGACAGCGAGAGCGGCCGGGGCGGCTCCCCGGGGGACCCGGCGGACAGCTTGGTGGCGGCGGCGAGCAGCAGCTGGGCGGTGGCCAGGGCGTCGCCCAGCGCGTGGTGGGCCCGATGCGGTGGCAGGCCGAACCAGGCGACCGCCTCCTCCAGCGGTACGTAGTCCGCGCGCACCGGCTGCCCCGCCGCCGCCATGCACCAGCGGGTGAGCAGGTCGGTGTCGACGACCTGCCGCGGTGCCCGGATCCCGTTCTGGCGCAGCCAGCCCAGCAGGAAGGAACGCTCCACCCAGGCGACGTGCGCGACCAGGACGCGCCCCCGATCGCCGCGCCCACCCGCCGCGCCGCCTCCGCGGGGTCCAGGCCGGACCGCGCCTCCACCGGCCGGATCCCGTGCACGACGACCGAGGCGGGCTCGGGGTCCCTGACCGGCCGGACGGACTCGTAGGTCGCGCCCGCCAGCCGGATCCGCGCGCCGTCGACGGGGACCACCCCGACCGAGAGCACCTCGTGCCGGCGCGGGTCCAGGCCGGTCGTCTCGACGTCCACCACCGCGTACGCGGCCTCCCGCCAGGGGTCGGGCGGCTCACCGCCACCGCCCGCCCAGGCGGTTCTCGACGCCGCGCTGCACCCGCCGGACCCCGCGGAAGGTGTCCCGCAGGTAGCGGCGGGTCAGGGTGCTCAGCGTGTCCGGGTCGAGGTGGTCGTCCGGGGTGGCGCCGTCGCGCCGCCGGGCCAGCTGGTGGTCCCAGCGCAGGTCGGTGAGGAAGTCCACCGCATCGAGCAGGCTGCGCTCCTCGTCGGGCTCCAGCAGGCCGGCCCGCCCCGCCGCGGCGAGCCGCTCCGCGGTGCCGAGCCGATCCGACCCGGCGGCCGCGCCGAGCGCGCGGGCCAGCCCGACGACCGGCACCAGCCCGTCCCGCTTGAGATCCAGCGTGCCGCGGTGGGCGCCGGCGTGGTCCACGACCAGCCCGCGTCCGAACCCGGCGGGCGGGTGCGCGGCGACAGCGGCCCGCAGCATGGAGTGCTGGACGAGCGGCCGGGCGAGGGCGGCGTCGAGGTCTGCCCGCAGCGCCTCCCACGGGCCGTCGCCCCACACCGGGCGCGCGTCGGTGAGCGCGGCGAGGTAGATGTCGCCGCCGTCGAGGGCGGGGTCCGCCGCCCAGCCGGACAGCGCGTCGGACCAGGCGTCGGCCGGGTGGGCGAACCGCTGGTCGTCCGCCGCGACGCCGTGTCGATCGACTCGGAAGCCGTTCTCCCGCAGCGGATCCAGGATGCGTGCCGCCAGGTCGTGCATCCATCGGGCGACGCGGTCATCGTCCACCGGCGCCCACCAGACCAGGGCGCTGTCCAGATCGGAGTCCGGTGCCGGCTCCCGCCGGCCGATGCTCCCGCACAGCAGCCAGGTCACCGGAGCCGGCGCCGGCCCCCGCTCACGCAGGTCCAGCTGCAGCAGACGCCGCACCAGCGTCTCGACGAGCACCGCGTAGGTATGGCTGACCCGTACCGCGGACAGGCCCTCCTCGTGGGCCATGGCCGCCACGTCCAGCACCCGCCCCGCCAGCGCGAGCACCTGGCCTGACCCGGTGGCTCGCGCAAGCGCGCGCCGCAGCCGCAGCGGCTCGCTGGCCCGCGCCGCGAGCAGGTCCACGTCCTCGACGACCCCGAGCACGGCTCCCGCCGGGCCCAGCACGGGGAGGTGCCGGACCCCGTGGTCGAGCATGACCAGCAGGGCG is drawn from Candidatus Nanopelagicales bacterium and contains these coding sequences:
- a CDS encoding putative nucleotidyltransferase substrate binding domain-containing protein, whose translation is MSGGGRDGLGEVLEGLRAAPPYAGLDDAELRRLAARTEVAYFADGAVVLPAPMDPTGPVLVVRSGVLAVRDDGRTLDLLSAGEVLEAADVVAGLGPRAEAVAAEDLLVYLVHPARAPEGSAAGSGDPGTLRSPRVTGPAPRRVPASRPVLAALARPVPVVAPDTPLVDAVRRMRDADASAAVVTDGTGPAGILTDHDLRVRVVAADRDPLEPVAVAMSAPLHVVHETADPDDALLVMLDHGVRHLPVLGPAGAVLGVVEDVDLLAARASEPLRLRRALARATGSGQVLALAGRVLDVAAMAHEEGLSAVRVSHTYAVLVETLVRRLLQLDLRERGPAPAPVTWLLCGSIGRREPAPDSDLDSALVWWAPVDDDRVARWMHDLAARILDPLRENGFRVDRHGVAADDQRFAHPADAWSDALSGWAADPALDGGDIYLAALTDARPVWGDGPWEALRADLDAALARPLVQHSMLRAAVAAHPPAGFGRGLVVDHAGAHRGTLDLKRDGLVPVVGLARALGAAAGSDRLGTAERLAAAGRAGLLEPDEERSLLDAVDFLTDLRWDHQLARRRDGATPDDHLDPDTLSTLTRRYLRDTFRGVRRVQRGVENRLGGRWR
- a CDS encoding oligosaccharide flippase family protein; the protein is MPATLTAPSPDQAAPVDTHAAAAQTSGLAPASGPAQAPGRDRVPSAEENTTPPRRAGLAGRIWAALAAPLLLSVVVQNAANFGFHAVVGRILPPGDYGALGAVLAIMVLLSVPLTALQAAASSLVSSHGWDDDSVRRTLRGTALWSVLAGFAVLAATPLIQDYFRLASAVDAAVLAPFVAVSVALAVARGLLLGDRQVTPVAWTFLLGTAGRLAFGLALVIPFGVTGALVGTLAGEVVALVVALVPIHRRSGLVPGAAALDLRTVAAAGFAVTGLFLFSTVDLLLARHYLPDAETGAYVAAATIGKVVLALPAAAMSVYYPRLVSGWRLERNAGALRTAFVVVSGLAILGGLVVAAVPGLLLKLLYGGNFADAAGLVRLLAVIAALTSIVSVLTYASLARKSLAVVVPWLGAALEIALIARSHGDASAVARGSLMALVPTLLVMVVWEGGAWWRAMRRGVPLPRGRHAAPRAARSSRAGSTRRRAR
- a CDS encoding glycosyltransferase; amino-acid sequence: MKISFVVPTKNSARTLASCLASLRGQTHEDVEVIVVDNKSDDDTLEIAQQYAHVVETFGPERSAQRNRGTALSTGDVVVFVDSDMTFEPTVARDIVEVFAARPEVGAIIIPERSFGEGFFAQCRVLEKSLYVGDDAVEAPRAFRRELIEQVGGWDETLTAAEDWDLSDRTRATGTSIARVPSYIWHDEGTIKLRNTFAKKRYYGRWIGEYLRTHQGAGQRKLARTALFSEPKALLRDPMHAGGMFVLKGVEGAGLVMGMRDERKRVKAGS
- a CDS encoding glycosyltransferase family 4 protein, yielding MSQSHPGRDRVVAHVIAEFSAKEAMGRTVTEAARRIPGRHVLVTSRAHDGAEPFDEVVELGGPMGTFPLQVREPLATALQRIRPDVVHLHAGALGPFLALATDLRRHPLVTTLYAWPTLPAPLAWKRSGIAEMRASNVLQPRVVATTVLTPGMVRSALRRAGASTVLSPDPRVLERLGPALGRGAGAAPVLRLPSGAPQDDRRAHFDADHPVVVFGGRAETVRGVDTLLSAFPQVLRQVPSVRLRLLLIPRPELPSILERSGASGLGDALEVVTEPVPDLLAELAAAQVGAWPFKFDYVTSPPAMAVAEAMSVGLPVVSTPVACVRAVMRPGVDGLAVPPADATALAAAITRLLTDRDEWDRFAEAGPAATRERFGWDRAAEVTAAAYDRATMSTSSGVSPGARA
- a CDS encoding response regulator transcription factor, with amino-acid sequence MPKPTALLVEDSPEFVAMVQRLLEREGFAVLVAATGERGVSLARSQRPELVILDVSLPDIDGFEVCRSIREFSDTYVLMLTARDEEIDKVLGLTVGADDYVTKPFSPREFAARIKALRRRPRVAAAPDLRDFGDVVVDPNAREVTLDGAVVELTRIEFDILDLLTGAPRQTFTREQLLERVWGDSWFGDDHVIDVHVGNLRRKLGEKASSPRHLKTIRGVGYRFDPS
- a CDS encoding glycosyltransferase family 4 protein, yielding MRICMINWRDLAHPASGGAEVYTEQVLARWAAQGHDVTLVAAAVEGAPADEDVNGYHVVRRGSRLGVYGEARKWWQRHGRGRFDVVIDTTNTVPFFAHEWVDDGARVIGFFHQTAEEIWRYNAPFPVSVAGRYWFEPRWVGRYAGSPVIAVSDSTKAALNRFGVEDVTVVPEGFEPPAVPPNVVKESTPTLVFCARMVPYKRPQDVAEAVSIARQQMPDLKVWMIGGGPDLEKLRANAPDGVEYLGRVDEETKIELMARAHAHVATSIREGWGLVVSEAAAVGTPTISYDAPGLRDSTRAANGVLVPQDPLALAHWIPAVLPEWMKNPPAPMPYGGAHSWDVVAAEVLEAVDQHAVVPTPRRHRGVLRGPA
- a CDS encoding Hpt domain-containing protein — protein: MTGAVDWSVLRDLTEQMGDEDIAAMVLDAYRGEIPGRRAALESALTSTPEELRDAVHALKASSLTVGALRLGELCRQSEALVVSGDLEAARDYGSQALAELDLVSADLEAGPPA